A window from Ignavibacteriota bacterium encodes these proteins:
- a CDS encoding T9SS type A sorting domain-containing protein produces MKIIIKEIFWTLISFTIFVLSFNSGLGQNKFDSYNSIQANSIVDSIYLVRQVENPQQYKLDYYENGLLKNLTIEQYDLYNGPQTVRKQFSYDFNNNIISEIYERNNVFIWRKSFSYNNDNHLILYLLEGWVNQEWVKESRTTYVLNPNGKTDIILYENWNDNKLENSTQKLYSYNELDQLVSIEYQDWNNENWSKISKNIFVYQSDKVSSEIIYLWNGEDWQSNWKTTFQYANSGKDSIIVEEYSDGQNFYNRTRKTNNYNINNFLQSTLYEESNDTGWNYTYKELYEYDENGNNISYLKEHWDGENWVNSARFVQTFDANNNIIQFESEFWDGSIWKPLDYEYKFKDKNGNNLLMICASCSFYYKNITSNIDEKNKIEIFKLLQNYPNPFNPKTIIEYSIPNQTKVSIKIYDLLGNEILTLINEEKGVGSYSLEFDGSKLSSGIYLYKMQTSGYTDTKKLLLLK; encoded by the coding sequence ATGAAAATAATTATTAAAGAAATATTTTGGACATTAATTAGCTTTACAATTTTTGTTCTTTCGTTTAACAGTGGTTTAGGTCAAAATAAATTTGATAGTTATAATTCAATTCAAGCAAATTCCATTGTTGATAGTATTTATTTAGTAAGGCAAGTAGAAAATCCTCAACAATATAAACTGGATTATTATGAAAATGGTTTGTTAAAAAATCTTACGATTGAGCAGTATGATTTGTATAATGGACCACAAACAGTTAGAAAACAATTTAGTTATGATTTTAATAACAATATAATTTCAGAAATATATGAAAGGAATAACGTATTTATTTGGCGAAAATCTTTTTCTTATAATAATGATAACCATTTAATTTTATATCTACTTGAAGGATGGGTAAATCAAGAATGGGTAAAAGAGTCTAGAACAACTTATGTTCTAAACCCAAATGGAAAAACAGATATTATTTTATATGAAAATTGGAATGATAACAAATTGGAAAATTCTACTCAAAAATTATATTCTTATAATGAATTAGATCAATTAGTATCAATAGAATATCAAGATTGGAACAATGAAAACTGGAGTAAAATTTCCAAAAATATTTTTGTTTATCAGTCCGATAAAGTTTCATCTGAAATTATTTATTTATGGAATGGAGAAGATTGGCAATCAAATTGGAAAACAACATTTCAATATGCAAATTCTGGAAAAGACTCAATTATAGTTGAAGAATATTCCGATGGACAGAACTTCTATAATCGGACAAGGAAAACAAATAATTATAATATCAATAATTTTCTTCAATCAACTTTATATGAGGAAAGTAATGATACTGGCTGGAATTATACTTACAAAGAGTTATATGAATATGATGAAAATGGGAATAATATTTCATATCTAAAAGAACATTGGGACGGTGAAAATTGGGTAAATAGTGCAAGATTTGTACAAACATTTGATGCAAATAATAATATTATACAATTTGAATCAGAATTTTGGGATGGCAGCATTTGGAAACCACTTGATTATGAGTATAAATTTAAAGATAAAAATGGAAATAATCTTTTAATGATTTGTGCGAGCTGTAGTTTCTATTATAAAAATATAACATCAAATATTGATGAAAAAAATAAAATAGAAATATTCAAGTTATTACAAAATTATCCAAATCCATTTAATCCTAAAACAATAATTGAGTACTCAATTCCTAATCAAACAAAAGTGAGTATAAAAATATATGACCTTTTGGGAAATGAGATATTAACGTTAATAAATGAAGAAAAAGGAGTTGGAAGTTATAGTTTAGAATTTGATGGTTCAAAATTATCAAGTGGAATTTATTTATATAAAATGCAGACAAGTGGATATACTGATACAAAAAAATTATTATTATTAAAATAA